A single genomic interval of Prunus dulcis chromosome 5, ALMONDv2, whole genome shotgun sequence harbors:
- the LOC117626907 gene encoding uncharacterized protein LOC117626907, translating to MRYIIVNSKPYIVGGKSCPKRPSESFKPNLEVIDCEPTEGNKTTIPTTFAPKVNPVVVTIKDKIYVMSTEPVGYEMEEESPALFEVFDPVTGLWTVLPNPPFPVGTDVVLFECSWGDTLVVRHWLRQRYYVFDTLQNKWEEDDAIASGVPKASISRFAEFKNFLVNVYYWGGDVIAYSLDPINGIPKPVGELVELRKVLWQPCLEFSSTFVSHMSGDDGLMCIMSGGWDPSNKFCVRVVVFQLLVTSLAPGEGFRVNADIKANETYYFKYYSFKPTGDLQISSVAMTLDRSDKHDNKPGASCKNENLPKFDRFVLSA from the exons ATGAGATATATAATTGTGAATTCCAAACCCTATATTGTGGGAGGTAAGTCTTGCCCCAAGCGTCCTAGCGAATCTTTTAAACCCAACCTTGAAGTCATTGACTGTGAACCCACAGAGGGCAACAAAACTACAATTCCCACGACTTTTGCTCCCAAGGTAAATCCTGTGGTGGTCACCATAAAGGATAAAATCTATGTCATGTCCACGGAGCCTGTCGGGTACGAGATGGAAGAAGAATCGCCAGCCCTCTTCGAGGTTTTCGATCCGGTTACCGGGTTGTGGACAGTCCTCCCCAATCCCCCCTTCCCCGTTGGTACTGATGTTGTCCTTTTTGAATGTTCTTGGGGCGACACCCTCGTTGTGAGGCACTGGTTACGCCAAAGATATTACGTTTTTGACACCCTTCAAAATAAATGggaggaggatgatgcaaTTGCATCTGGCGTCCCGAAGGCATCTATCTCTCGTTTTGCAGAATTCAAGAACTTTCTGGTTAACGTCTATTATTGGGGTGGAGATGTTATTGCTTATAGTTTGGATCCGATCAACGGCATCCCGAAGCCGGTTGGGGAGCTAGTTGAGCTTCGGAAGGTGTTATGGCAGCCTTGTCTAGAGTTTTCCTCAACTTTCGTCAGCCATATGAGTGGTGATGATGGGCTTATGTGCATAATGAGTGGTGGCTGGGATCCGTCGAACAAGTTTTGTGTACGTGTAGTGGTGTTCCAACTGCTCGTTACAAGCCTTGCTCCTGGTGAAGGATTTCGCGTCAATGCAGATATCAAGGCCAACGAAActtattatttcaaatattATTCTTTCAAACCGACTGGCGATCTACAAATCAGCTCAGTTGCAATGAC GCTTGATCGTTCGGACAAGCATGACAATAAGCCTGGTGCAAGTTGCAAGAATGAAAATCTTCCTAAGTTTGATAGGTTTGTACTTAGTGCATGA